In Thermodesulfobacteriota bacterium, the DNA window GGTCTTAACTTTGTGCCGGGTGTCGGTGATGTGGGGTCTAAAAATCTAATTTCTAGGTTCCAGAATCCCAAAGCAGTTTTTGAAGCCAGTATAAAAGCGCTTGAGGGGGTAGAAGGAATCGGCGAAAAGGCGGCACAGTCAATCAAGAATTTCTCAGACTGGGAAAGAGTCGATTCTGAGATCCAGAACTTAAAGAGGCTCGGCTTTAAGCTAGTCTCCATAATTGGTAGAGACTATCCGAAAAATCTCTCTAAGATTTATTACCCTCCGTCGATCCTTTATTTACACGGTGAGATCTGTGCCAGCGACGAGCTAGCAATTGCAATAGTTGGCACGAGGGCGGCCGATCGATATGGAAGGCTTGTAGCGGACAACTTAGCCTCTGAGCTGGCATCAATGGGAATTACCATAGTGAGTGGCATGGCGCGTGGGATTGATTCTGCCGCCCACGCAGCGGCATTAAAATCCGGAGGAAGGACCATAGCAGTCCTTGGGTCTGGCTTAGACGTGATATACCCGCCTGAAAATAAAAATCTCTATAATCAGATTTCAGAACACGGGGCAGTCATATCGGAGTTCCCCCTCGGGTCCGATCCCGATGCTGTAAATTTCCC includes these proteins:
- the dprA gene encoding DNA-processing protein DprA codes for the protein MKYLNFGVKPSNIMEEWKYWLGLNFVPGVGDVGSKNLISRFQNPKAVFEASIKALEGVEGIGEKAAQSIKNFSDWERVDSEIQNLKRLGFKLVSIIGRDYPKNLSKIYYPPSILYLHGEICASDELAIAIVGTRAADRYGRLVADNLASELASMGITIVSGMARGIDSAAHAAALKSGGRTIAVLGSGLDVIYPPENKNLYNQISEHGAVISEFPLGSDPDAVNFPKRNRIISGLALGVVVIQAPEKSGALITASFALEQNREVFAVPGNIGSRLSCGTNALIKGGAKLVASVEDIVSEIDAFRRLKPIESAVVIGPILERLNEDEKRVFSTLGNEPIHIDDIITQSGFESGRVLSTLLSLELEGLITQLPGKMFRLSRF